In one Pseudomonadota bacterium genomic region, the following are encoded:
- a CDS encoding aldolase/citrate lyase family protein, translated as MASLINAAKQKLIKSELAIGVGARNVRGIEIACLMKSAGYDWLFIDMEHGPTSIESAASICITSLANGIAPIVRVPQGDLNLGTRCLDAGALGIVMPHVDNAEQAAKMAEAFRFKPLGRRSIAGNYPHFGFISQSALETTTILNEATLLVAMIETPEAIKNVDSIAAVPGIDVLLMGTNDLCLEMGIPGEIDHPQVSTAILKLVAACKRHGKWAGLGGVYEQNLLAKYINQGVKMILAGNDVTLLLDAATAQAQFVKNCEKR; from the coding sequence ATGGCCTCTTTAATAAATGCTGCAAAACAAAAATTAATCAAAAGCGAGCTGGCTATAGGCGTTGGTGCGCGTAACGTTAGGGGAATAGAAATTGCTTGCCTTATGAAAAGTGCAGGGTACGACTGGTTGTTCATAGATATGGAACACGGGCCAACCTCAATTGAAAGCGCAGCATCAATCTGTATAACCAGCTTGGCTAACGGCATCGCACCAATAGTGCGAGTACCCCAAGGAGACCTAAATTTAGGCACGCGCTGCTTAGACGCGGGAGCTCTAGGGATTGTCATGCCCCATGTAGACAACGCGGAACAAGCGGCGAAAATGGCCGAAGCATTTCGTTTTAAACCGTTAGGACGGCGCTCAATCGCTGGTAACTACCCACATTTTGGCTTCATATCTCAATCAGCGCTGGAGACAACAACAATACTCAACGAGGCCACACTACTAGTCGCCATGATAGAGACGCCCGAAGCGATCAAAAACGTTGACTCAATTGCCGCTGTTCCAGGTATTGACGTCCTACTGATGGGGACTAATGACCTATGTCTTGAAATGGGGATCCCTGGAGAAATTGATCACCCGCAGGTGTCAACCGCAATTCTGAAGTTAGTAGCCGCATGTAAGCGCCACGGGAAATGGGCAGGGCTTGGCGGAGTTTACGAACAAAACCTCCTTGCCAAGTACATTAATCAGGGAGTCAAAATGATCTTGGCTGGAAATGATGTCACGTTACTATTAGATGCGGCAACTGCACAAGCACAGTTTGTAAAAAACTGTGAAAAACGTTAA
- a CDS encoding VOC family protein, translating to MTVRDPFHLACPAHSLSEARRFYAAILGCTEGRSSDEWIDFNFYGHQIVAHLVTGYSAINDANSVDGDDVPVRHFGVVLSMEDWSELSDRLKQFEVEFLLGPHVRFKGFPGEQAIMFVRDFSGNALEFKAFKDLSKLFDQ from the coding sequence ATGACTGTAAGAGACCCTTTTCATTTAGCATGTCCTGCCCACTCTCTTTCGGAGGCGCGTCGTTTTTATGCGGCTATTTTGGGTTGTACGGAAGGCAGATCCAGTGACGAGTGGATCGACTTTAATTTTTATGGGCATCAAATCGTCGCGCATTTGGTGACGGGGTATAGCGCCATTAATGACGCAAATTCAGTCGATGGGGATGATGTGCCCGTTCGACATTTCGGGGTTGTACTTAGTATGGAAGACTGGTCTGAATTGTCCGACAGGTTGAAACAATTTGAAGTGGAATTTTTACTCGGGCCTCATGTGAGGTTTAAGGGTTTTCCCGGGGAGCAAGCTATTATGTTTGTAAGAGACTTCAGCGGGAACGCTCTTGAATTTAAAGCGTTTAAAGATCTATCTAAGTTGTTTGATCAATAA
- a CDS encoding SDR family NAD(P)-dependent oxidoreductase yields the protein MSTTGNIAIVTGAGSGIGRAVAIEFLSNNYLVTLAGRRKEALLETISLAGVSGSNATAISTDVADPDAVRALFDAVKQNHGRLDVLFNNAGMNSPPVKLEDLSDKQWTTIVNTNFNGMFYCIREAFRVMKDQRPMGGRIINNGSISAHAPRPNSIPYTATKHAVTGLTKSASLDGRKYDIACSQIDVGNAMTELAAKIANGVPQADGTIKAEHMMNVNEVATAALYMANLPLDTNVQFMTIMATKMPFVGRG from the coding sequence ATGTCTACAACCGGAAATATCGCCATTGTTACTGGGGCTGGTAGTGGGATTGGTAGAGCGGTCGCAATCGAATTTCTCTCTAATAATTATCTCGTCACACTTGCAGGTAGACGAAAAGAAGCTTTACTTGAGACTATATCGCTAGCAGGGGTCTCTGGAAGCAACGCAACTGCCATCTCCACTGATGTCGCCGATCCTGATGCGGTGCGCGCATTGTTTGATGCGGTAAAACAAAATCATGGACGACTTGACGTTTTGTTTAATAACGCCGGGATGAATAGTCCTCCTGTCAAACTTGAGGATCTCAGTGACAAGCAGTGGACAACAATTGTTAATACTAACTTCAATGGGATGTTTTATTGCATTCGTGAAGCTTTTAGAGTCATGAAAGATCAGAGACCAATGGGCGGACGCATTATTAATAATGGCTCGATATCGGCCCACGCTCCTAGACCAAATTCCATTCCCTACACAGCCACTAAACATGCTGTGACTGGCCTGACAAAATCCGCTTCGCTGGATGGACGCAAATACGATATTGCGTGTAGTCAAATAGATGTCGGCAATGCTATGACTGAACTAGCAGCGAAAATAGCGAATGGTGTACCACAAGCCGATGGGACGATAAAAGCCGAGCATATGATGAATGTGAACGAGGTTGCGACGGCGGCGCTATATATGGCTAATTTACCACTGGATACAAATGTGCAGTTTATGACCATCATGGCTACAAAAATGCCATTTGTTGGACGCGGCTAA
- a CDS encoding DUF1353 domain-containing protein encodes MKPIENSFVEQYQTTSELIYRQADGRVWVTPAGSVVDGRGFPRLFIDLFGSGLSSHFVKTAISYDYAVKSKHHPWIAAQNMVYEAMQTEGATQAEANLTFMLLRATGTRWAIKGPSDSRCFSRCHGPKMSD; translated from the coding sequence TTGAAGCCTATTGAGAATTCATTTGTAGAGCAATATCAAACCACGTCAGAGCTGATTTACCGACAGGCGGATGGAAGGGTGTGGGTCACTCCTGCTGGTAGTGTCGTTGACGGTAGAGGATTCCCGCGGCTATTCATTGACCTATTTGGTTCGGGGTTGAGCTCACACTTTGTGAAAACAGCGATCTCTTATGACTATGCGGTTAAAAGCAAACATCATCCGTGGATAGCTGCCCAAAATATGGTCTATGAAGCTATGCAAACGGAGGGTGCGACCCAAGCGGAGGCAAACTTAACATTCATGTTGCTGCGAGCAACGGGTACCCGGTGGGCTATTAAGGGGCCAAGCGATTCCCGGTGTTTTTCTCGCTGCCATGGGCCAAAAATGAGCGATTAA